The DNA region GGTCTGACGTCTCcgagcttcttgatcttgttggTAACTTCTTTGATTTGGTCGTCTGCGAGGTTCAGGTTCAGCTGGTCGACACGCGACTTGATGGCGTTCCAGCCGGTGAGACGGTTGGCGAAGTGGATGTAGCGCTTCATGCCGAAGTCGTGCGGGTCGAGAATCTCGTATGTGGACGGGTTGGCGAGGATGGCCTTGGCGTGGATGCCCGCCTTGTGGGTGAACGCGCAGAAGCCGGTGATGGGGTTGTTGAAGGGGATGTTGACCTCGACGGCTTCGGCGACCAAGTTCTCCAGGTCTCTGAGCTTGTGTAGCTTGTACTTGGACTTGACGTACTCGGGAGCGGCGACGATCATACGGGCCATCAGACCGCCCAGAGGCACAATACCGTTTCTCTCACCGATACCGAGCACACAGGTGTCGATCAGCCTGGCGCCACCCTCCAGGGCAGTGTACGCGTTGGCGATGGCACAGCCGGTGTCGTTGTGGAAATGACACTCGATGTCACACGACACAACGCTCTTCAACGTCCTGATTAGCTCGTACACCTGTCTTGGGTTGGCGCAACCGACCGTGTCGGCGATACCAACACGGTTCACGCCGATCTGATCCACGGTCTTGTAGATGTTCAAAAGATCCACTAGATCACTTCTGAAAGAGTCCTCGGACGAAAATCTGATCTCGATGCCCTTGGATTTGACAAATTCGATCACTTCCACGGCACTCTTGGCAATGTAGTTCATGTCCTTGCCATGAGAGTACTGCCTTAGAAACTTGGAGGTGCCAATCACAACGTCCACACCGTCGACACCAGTCTCGACGGCGACCCTGGCGTCGTCCATGTGGCAACGGATGTGCGTTAGGATCTTTGCTTTTAACCCTAGTTTACAGATAGCTTCGCAATCGCTCCTGGATTGCTCAGACGCCACCGGCGAGGTCAACTCAATGTAGTCCACACCGAAATCGTCCAGAGCTTTTGCTATCTCgatcttcttttctgtaCTGAAAAATGCGTTGGCAAACTGCT from Torulaspora globosa chromosome 3, complete sequence includes:
- the LYS21 gene encoding homocitrate synthase LYS21 (ancestral locus Anc_7.295), which encodes MSEDFQKVTESAVTEPQQANPYGPNPADYLSNVKNFQLIDSTLREGEQFANAFFSTEKKIEIAKALDDFGVDYIELTSPVASEQSRSDCEAICKLGLKAKILTHIRCHMDDARVAVETGVDGVDVVIGTSKFLRQYSHGKDMNYIAKSAVEVIEFVKSKGIEIRFSSEDSFRSDLVDLLNIYKTVDQIGVNRVGIADTVGCANPRQVYELIRTLKSVVSCDIECHFHNDTGCAIANAYTALEGGARLIDTCVLGIGERNGIVPLGGLMARMIVAAPEYVKSKYKLHKLRDLENLVAEAVEVNIPFNNPITGFCAFTHKAGIHAKAILANPSTYEILDPHDFGMKRYIHFANRLTGWNAIKSRVDQLNLNLADDQIKEVTNKIKKLGDVRPLNIDDVDSIIKDFHAEVSTPRLAAIKRDHADLDNDDLNPKKTKQ